The following proteins are encoded in a genomic region of Drosophila willistoni isolate 14030-0811.24 chromosome 3R, UCI_dwil_1.1, whole genome shotgun sequence:
- the LOC6647635 gene encoding V-type proton ATPase 116 kDa subunit a1, whose translation MEDASWRSWWRFWACGSKSQNSVFRSEKMSLVQMFLQPEAAYDTIAQLGEVGCVEFRDMNVNINAQQRKFIGEVRRCDELERKIRYVTMELEKDGHKVLDLIDDFPAAPKPKEIIELESHLEKTETEIMELAVNNVNLQTNYLELTEMIEVLEKTDQFFSEQESHNFDLNKHGTHKDPEQCNGQLGFVAGVISREREFAFERMLWRISRGNVLVRRAEVETPLKDPKTGNVLHKSIFVVFFQGDQLQGRIRKVCHGFHAHMYPCPSSHEERKEMVKGVRTRLDDLKKIISQTEDHRICVLQAVLKKLPTWSAMVKKMKAIYHVLNLFNVDLGSKCLIGEAWVPKRDLELVEVALAEGSAAVGSTIPSFINVLETKKEPPTYFRTNKFTRGFQNLIDAYGIANYREVNPGLYTCITFPFLFAVMFGDMGHGFILFLLGFWMVIDEKRLSKRRGGEIWNIFFSGRYIIMLMGIFAVYTGFHYNDCFSKSFNVFGSHWRIQYNRTTVLTNPDLTLNPSTDTRGVYPMGIDPIWQSATNKIIFLNTYKMKLSIVFGVLHMVFGVCLSVENFVYFKKYAYIFLQFVPQVLFLLLMFGYMCFMMFYKWVKYSAMSDNLADTPGCAPSVLIMFIDMVLFKSETVSAGCDATMYNGQKELETIFLVLALICIPWILLGKPLYIKFQRRNKPVQPSVEIDEVIEKIEVTGKEVIITEVAEGHDNGGHSEEDDEPMSEIWIHQAIHTIEYILSTISHTASYLRLWALSLAHAQLSEVLWTMVLSMGLQMSGYTGAIGLFFIFAVWEFFTIAIMVMMEGLSAFLHTLRLHWVEFMSKFYTGAGHQFQPFSFKVLLTVVDED comes from the exons ATGGAGGATGCCAGTTGGAGAAGTTGGTGGCGTTTTTGGGCCTGTGGCTCCAAGTCGCAAAACAGCGTATTTCGCAGTGAAAAAATGTCCTTGGTGCAGATGTTCCTGCAACCAGAGGCGGCGTACGATACCATTGCCCAGTTGGGAGAAGTTGGATGCGTAGAATTTCGGGAT ATGAATGTGAACATTAATGCCCAGCAACGTAAATTCATTGGTGAGGTTCGTCGTTGCGATGAGCTGGAGCGTAAGATACGTTATGTAACCATGGAGTTGGAAAAGGATGGACACAAAGTGCTCGACTTAATCGACGATTTTCCTGCAGCCCCCAAGCCCAAGGAGATTATCGAGCTGGAGTCCCATTTGGAGAAGACCGAAACAGAAATCATGGAGTTGGCTGTGAACAATGTGAATCTGCAGACCAATTACCTAGAGCTGACCGAGATGATTGAAGTGCTGGAAAAAACGGATCAGTTCTTCTCGGAACAGGAGTCGCACAATTTCGATTTGAATAAGCATGGCACCCACAAGGATCCAGAGCAATGTAATGGCCAATTGGGTTTTGTGGCCGGAGTTATCAGTCGTGAGAGGGAATTCGCATTCGAGCGAATGCTTTGGCGCATCTCTCGTGGCAATGTGCTAGTGCGTCGAGCCGAAGTGGAGACACCTCTAAAGGATCCAAAGACCGGCAATGTCCTGCATAAGAGCATCTTTGTCGTATTCTTTCAGGGTGATCAGTTGCAAGGACGCATACGTAAGGTGTGCCACGGCTTTCACGCCCACATGTATCCTTGCCCCAGTTCGCATGAAGAGCGCAAGGAAATGGTGAAGGGAGTCAGGACACGTTTAGATGATCTGAAGAAGATCATTAGCCAGACAGAGGATCATCGCATTTGTGTGCTGCAGGCGGTTTTGAAAAAGTTGCCCACCTGGTCGGCTATGGTGAAGAAAATGAAGGCCATTTACCATGTCCTCAACTTGTTCAATGTGGATCTGGGCAGCAAATGTCTAATTGGCGAGGCTTGGGTACCCAAACGCGATTTAGAGCTTGTTGAGGTGGCCCTGGCCGAGGGATCAGCCGCTGTTGGCAGCACCATACCGTCGTTTATCAATGTCCTGGAAACAAAGAAGGAGCCACCCACATATTTCCGTACCAATAAGTTCACTCGTGGTTTCCAGAATCTAATCGATGCCTACGGCATTGCCAACTATCGCGAGGTTAATCCTGGTCTCTACACTTGCATTACGTTCCCATTCCTGTTTGCTGTCATGTTTGGCGATATGGGTCACGGTTTCATACTCTTCCTGTTGGGCTTCTGGATGGTTATCGATGAGAAACGTCTTAGCAAACGTCGTGGTGGTGAAATCTGGAATATATTCTTCTCTGGCCGTTACATCATTATGCTTATGGGAATCTTTGCCGTCTACACGGGCTTCCATTACAACGATTGTTTCTCCAAGTCATTCAATGTCTTTGGCAGCCATTGGCGAATACAGTATAATCGGACCACTGTGCTAACCAATCCTGATCTTACACTAAATCCCTCAACCGACACACGAGGCGTCTATCCGATGGGCATTGATCCCATCTGGCAGTCGGCGACCAACAAAATCATTTTCCTCAACACctacaaaatgaaattgtcCATAGTGTTTGGCGTCTTGCATATGGTCTTTGGTGTGTGTCTTTCTGTGGAGAACTTTGTGTATTTCAAGAAATACGCGTACATCTTTTTGCAATTTGTGCCCCAGGTTCTGTTCCTGTTGCTCATGTTCGGCTACATGTGCTTCATGATGTTCTACAAATGGGTGAAATATAGTGCCATGTCGGATAATCTGGCTGATACACCTGGTTGTGCACCTTCTGTACTCATTATGTTCATCGATATGGTTCTGTTCAAGTCGGAAACAGTTTCAGCTGGTTGCGATGCCACCATGTACAATGGCCAAAAGGAGTTGGAAACGATATTCCTAGTTTTGGCCTTGATTTGCATTCCATGGATTTTGTTGGGCAAACCCCTGTACATTAAGTTCCAGCGTCGTAATAAG CCTGTACAACCATCAGTGGAAATTGATGAGGTCATAGAGAAAATTGAGGTTactggtaaagaagttatcaTCACAGAGGTGGCCGAGGGTCATGACAATGGCGGACATAGCGAAGAAGATGATGAGCCGATGAGTGAAATCTGGATACACCAGGCTATACACACCATTGAGTATATATTGAGTACAATTTCCCATACAGCTTCCTATCTACGTCTCTGGGCTTTGTCTTTGGCCCATGCTC AGCTTTCCGAAGTGCTGTGGACTATGGTGTTGTCGATGGGTCTGCAAATGAGTGGCTATACTGGAGCAATTGGCCTGTTCTTCATATTCGCCGTTTGGGAATTCTTCACAATTGCCATTATGGTGATGATGGAAGGTTTATCTGCTTTCCTGCATACCTTGCGTTTGCATTGGGTCGAGTTTATGAGCAAATTTTACACTGGCGCCGGCCATCAGTTCCAGCCATTCAGTTTCAAAGTGTTATTGACCGTGGTCGATGAGGATTAG
- the LOC6647634 gene encoding uncharacterized protein LOC6647634 translates to MLRLHLQVLLLSGLLAVVCWGDTLVQLHVNRPYNDVSEKFVSFAVKPEDLYDALDGKNRKAVTSMAALLGDAYIKFIGDFYFATNAPTRLRNPTKIIWKGFNRWTRAVNWTMIVPVPYAPDEWDSMHTLKILNTSYMVGISDCIWQLGTDFGTSRAKDYVQELSTLKLMTDTFKPYVDNWRVMGADISAGSTADETRKYVEMSKDLNAAFGWTQPANMLPKASLGSYIYDSDPALKILQQQRVPLWLTLPEERSSSKRLMGDDTTDALRWAQTLGDAASGGFDVVFKRMNLEDFERPNFSFYVTSLFKKVMGSRVFPARPLNVFAPSNKLYTHCANAVSGGLAFMVVNTEEQPTTITIRSLSKLASSEIWQYVLTSVDDHRVQLNNVRLSLNSTLRPLVKKNDASKPLQLVTPSMSVGFWVLPDVNLEHCQFTEIEADDPVSNESSSESRGSNRYSSADRLLQRLIEETSVTRGSLQNVFRRSRRFVLDNPESPNPSSLLGQLLQPLTKSKAAPASVVPAKREAQPKEATQAVRPLEAMVWLHQVMEQTRDVARRRGRRSASSYNGPYFYNKHGKRTGLTKKITEIRKPERKNKPLFNFDEFDEEKFFKKMEEQPEEPPSYTRVPEGDVHLERIETPDGEEHVEPEAEPIKKRRPKSKTQLKIVQRSQEEYSQEAEHQDQEHERGSRRLPPTEFFEAPKFGKPMNLGATLNSLLFPEPFSSKASRSKVKSKTKAQDELEEDVEPVEGEKNEKQRPSKAGQVANDFLQAQRELGKHFLSHISEHEHEFALGDENPSSDSSLETIGAAKSKPQTKDYFGAALAPKRLPKRAEGMTSWWEMPSFRRRRALPFTYSNEQLRLNAIDKGDPEDLPPLGGYSIYEYKVDLVTIKPEETEETTTRSESDSTIMKITKKVDSNANSRKITLSDSIVTTVKSKVSKFMNIISRHMSEWYNTLAKHLDTDTVRPQRQSTERSENGIDK, encoded by the exons ATGCTGCGACTTCATTTGCAAGTTCTATTGCTGTCGGGATTGCTGGCTGTGGTCTGTTGGGGTGACACTCTGGTCCAGCTCCATGTGAATCGTCCTTACAACGATGTCAGTGAGAAATTCGTTAGCTTTGCCGTCAAGCCGGAGGATCTGTATGATGCCTTGGATGGAAAGAATCGTAAGGCTGTTACCAGCATGGCAGCTCTATTGGGTGATGCCTATATTAAATTCATTGGTGACTTTTATTTTGCCACCAATGCACCGACACGTCTACGTAATCCCACGAAGATTATCTGGAAAGGTTTTAATCGATGGACACG TGCCGTCAACTGGACAATGATTGTTCCGGTGCCATACGCACCAGATGAATGGGATTCCATGCATACACTGAAAATTCTGAATACCTCCTATATGGTGGGCATTAGCGACTGCATTTGGCAATTGGGCACTGATTTTGGTACCTCGAGAGCCAAGGATTATGTCCAAGAGTTGAGCACCTTAAAACTAATGACAGATACCTTCAAGCCATATGTGGATAATTGGCGTGTCATGGGTGCAGACATTTCGGCGGGCAGTACAGCGGATGAGACGCGAAAATATGTGGAAATGTCCAAGGATTTGAATGCAGCCTTTGGCTGGACCCA GCCCGCCAATATGTTGCCCAAGGCCAGTCTGGGCAGCTACATCTACGACAGTGATCCAGCCTTGAAAATCCTGCAGCAACAGCGTGTGCCGCTTTGGCTAACACTGCCAGAGGAACGCTCCTCTAGCAAGCGTCTGATGGGTGACGATACCACCGATGCCTTGCGTTGGGCACAGACATTGGGAGATGCGGCCAGCGGTGGCTTTGATGTGGTATTCAAACGCATGAATCTTGAGGATTTCGAGCGACCCAATTTCAGTTTCTATGTAACGAGTCTGTTCAAGAAAGTTATGGGTTCCCGAGTCTTTCCCGCTCGTCCACTGAATGTCTTTGCTCCAAGTAATAAACTCTATACACACTGTGCGAATGCTGTATCCGGAGGATTGGCCTTTATGGTAGTCAACACTGAGGAACAGCCAACAACGATAACGATTAGGAGTTTAAGTAAATTGGCCAGCAGCGAAATTTGGCAATACGTCCTGACCAGTGTGGACGATCATCGCGTTCAATTGAATAATGTAAGACTCTCATTGAACTCAACTCTCCGTCCGTTGGTTAAGAAGAACGATGCAAGCAAACCGTTGCAATTGGTTACTCCAAGCATGTCTGTGGGCTTCTGGGTACTGCCAGATGTTAATTTGGAGCATTGTCAATTCACAGAAATTGAAGCGGATGATCCTGTAAGCAATGAATCGTCCAGTGAGTCCCGCGGCTCCAATCGCTATAGCTCGGCGGATCGTCTGTTGCAGCGTTTGATAGAGGAAACATCCGTGACACGTGGCTCTCTGCAGAATGTGTTCAGAAGGAGTCGTCGATTTGTTCTCGATAATCCAGAATCGCCCAATCCAAGTTCATTGTTGGGTCAACTGCTGCAGCCCCTCACCAAGTCCAAGGCTGCTCCTGCATCTGTTGTGCCTGCAAAACGTGAGGCACAGCCCAAGGAAGCCACCCAAGCAGTTCGTCCTCTTGAGGCAATGGTTTGGTTACATCAAGTAATGGAACAGACACGCGATGTGGCCCGACGACGTGGCAGACGCAGTGCCTCAAGCTATAATGGTCCATATTTCTACAACAAACACGGCAAACGAACTGGACTGACCAAGAAAATCACTGAAATACGTAAGCCAGAACGTAAAAACAAACCGTTGTTCAATTTCGATGAGTTCGATGAGGAGAAATTCTTCAAGAAGATGGAGGAGCAGCCCGAAGAGCCGCCATCGTATACTCGTGTACCCGAGGGTGATGTCCATTTAGAACGGATCGAGACCCCAGATGGTGAGGAACATGTAGAGCCGGAAGCTGAGCCAATCAAGAAACGTCGACCAAAATCGAAAACACAACTGAAAATTGTGCAACGATCGCAAGAGGAATATTCCCAAGAGGCGGAGCATCAGGATCAGGAACATGAACGGGGTAGTCGACGTTTACCGCCTACAGAGTTCTTTGAGGCACCAAAATTTGGTAAACCAATGAATCTAGGAGCCACCTTGAATTCACTACTCTTTCCCGAACCCTTCTCCAGTAAGGCTAGCAGAAGCAAGGTGAAATCCAAGACTAAGGCCCAAGATGAACTAGAAGAGGATGTAGAACCGGTTGAAGGCGAAAAGAATGAAAAGCAGCGCCCATCCAAGGCTGGTCAAGTGGCCAATGACTTCTTGCAGGCCCAACGAGAGCTGGGCAAGCATTTTCTTAGTCACATCAGTGAACATGAACACGAATTCGCTCTAGGCGATGAGAATCCATCTAGTGATAGTTCTCTGGAAACAATTGGAGCTGCCAAATCAAAGCCCCAAACTAAGGATTACTTTGGAGCAGCTCTTGCACCCAAACGATTACCAAAAAGGGCTGAGGGAATGACTTCTTGGTGGGAAATGCCCTCGTTTAGACGACGTCGTGCCCTGCCCTTTACCTATTCCAATGAACAATTACGTTTAAATGCCATTGACAAAGGTGATCCTGAGGATCTGCCACCACTAGGTGGATATTCAATCTATGAATACAAAGTCGATTTGGTCACAATAAAGCCCGAAGAGACAGAAGAGACGACAACCCGATCGGAGTCCGACTCCACGATCATGAAGATCACCAAAAAGGTCGACTCAAATGCAAATTCACGCAAAATAACATTATCCGATAGCATTGTTACCACGGTCAAGTCGAAGGTTTCCAAGTTTATGAACATTATCTCACGTCACATGAGCGAATGGTACAACACTTTGGCCAAACATTTGGATACCGATACGGTGCGACCTCAAAGACAATCCACTGAACGTTCCGAGAATGGCATAGACAAGTAA
- the LOC6647633 gene encoding retinol dehydrogenase 14 isoform X1, which translates to MGFILNWLPSDHYICDILFMTLTAGIVATLMSIRFYLRITAGRCFTETKMEGKTVIITGANSGIGKETAKDLAGRGARIIMACRNLETANAVKDEIVKETNNNKVVVKKLDLGSQKSVREFAADIVKTESKIDVLIHNAGMALAFRGQTSEDGIELTMATNHYGPFLLTHLLIDLLKKSAPARIVIVASELYRLSSVNLNKLNPIGTFPAAYLYYVSKFANIYFARELAKRLEGTKVTVNFLHPGMIDSGIWRNIPFPLNLPMMAITKGFFKTTKAGAQTTIYLATSDEVANVSGKYFMDCKESTLNAAALDEEKGLKLWEESVKIVKLTPQEPKI; encoded by the exons ATGGGTTTCATCTTGAATTGGTTACCAAGCGATCACTATATATGCGATATTTTGTTCATGACTTTAACAGCGGGTATTGTGGCTACCTTGATGAGCATACGATTCTACTTACGCATTACAGCGGGTCGTTGTTTCACAGAG ACTAAAATGGAGGGAAAAACTGTTATTATCACTGGAGCCAACAGCGGTATTGGCAAGGAGACAGCCAAGGATCTGGCTGGTCGTGGAGCTCGCATTATTATGGCATGCAGAAATCTAGAGACAGCCAATGCAGTCAAGG ATGAAATCGTCAAGGAGACTAATAATAACAAAGTTGTGGTTAAGAAACTAGATTTGGGCTCTCAGAAATCGGTGCGCGAATTTGCCGCTGATATTGTGAAAACGGAATCGAAAATCGATGTACTGATTCACAATGCTGGCATGGCCCTGGCTTTCCGTGGACAGACCAGCGAGGATGGCATTGAGCTGACAATGGCAACGAACCACTATGGCCCATTCCTATTGACGCATCTATTGATTGACTTGCTCAAGAAGAGTGCTCCAGCCCGTATTGTGATTGTGGCCTCCGAGTTGTATCGTCTGTCCTCGGTGAATTTGAATAAGCTAAATCCCATTGGCACATTCCCAGCTGCCTATTTGTATTATGTGTCGAAATTTGCCAACATTTACTTTGCCCGTGAGCTGGCCAAGCGTCTGGAAGGTACCAAGGTCACGGTTAACTTCTTGCATCCCGGCATGATCGATTCGGGCATTTGGCGTAACATTCCATTCCCCCTCAATCTGCCAATGATGGCCATTACCAAGGGTTTCTTTAAGACAACTAAGGCTGGTGCCCAAACCACAATCTATTTGGCCACATCCGATGAAGTGGCCAATGTTTCGGGCAAATATTTCATGGACTGCAAGGAGAGCACGCTCAATGCAGCTGCTCTTGATGAGGAGAAGGGACTCAAATTGTGGGAGGAATCGGTGAAAATTGTCAAACTGACACCCCAAGAGCCCAAGATCTAA
- the LOC6647633 gene encoding retinol dehydrogenase 14 isoform X2 → MEGKTVIITGANSGIGKETAKDLAGRGARIIMACRNLETANAVKDEIVKETNNNKVVVKKLDLGSQKSVREFAADIVKTESKIDVLIHNAGMALAFRGQTSEDGIELTMATNHYGPFLLTHLLIDLLKKSAPARIVIVASELYRLSSVNLNKLNPIGTFPAAYLYYVSKFANIYFARELAKRLEGTKVTVNFLHPGMIDSGIWRNIPFPLNLPMMAITKGFFKTTKAGAQTTIYLATSDEVANVSGKYFMDCKESTLNAAALDEEKGLKLWEESVKIVKLTPQEPKI, encoded by the exons ATGGAGGGAAAAACTGTTATTATCACTGGAGCCAACAGCGGTATTGGCAAGGAGACAGCCAAGGATCTGGCTGGTCGTGGAGCTCGCATTATTATGGCATGCAGAAATCTAGAGACAGCCAATGCAGTCAAGG ATGAAATCGTCAAGGAGACTAATAATAACAAAGTTGTGGTTAAGAAACTAGATTTGGGCTCTCAGAAATCGGTGCGCGAATTTGCCGCTGATATTGTGAAAACGGAATCGAAAATCGATGTACTGATTCACAATGCTGGCATGGCCCTGGCTTTCCGTGGACAGACCAGCGAGGATGGCATTGAGCTGACAATGGCAACGAACCACTATGGCCCATTCCTATTGACGCATCTATTGATTGACTTGCTCAAGAAGAGTGCTCCAGCCCGTATTGTGATTGTGGCCTCCGAGTTGTATCGTCTGTCCTCGGTGAATTTGAATAAGCTAAATCCCATTGGCACATTCCCAGCTGCCTATTTGTATTATGTGTCGAAATTTGCCAACATTTACTTTGCCCGTGAGCTGGCCAAGCGTCTGGAAGGTACCAAGGTCACGGTTAACTTCTTGCATCCCGGCATGATCGATTCGGGCATTTGGCGTAACATTCCATTCCCCCTCAATCTGCCAATGATGGCCATTACCAAGGGTTTCTTTAAGACAACTAAGGCTGGTGCCCAAACCACAATCTATTTGGCCACATCCGATGAAGTGGCCAATGTTTCGGGCAAATATTTCATGGACTGCAAGGAGAGCACGCTCAATGCAGCTGCTCTTGATGAGGAGAAGGGACTCAAATTGTGGGAGGAATCGGTGAAAATTGTCAAACTGACACCCCAAGAGCCCAAGATCTAA
- the LOC6647632 gene encoding protein glass: protein MGLLYKSSKLLSIILDSLEDQEGGAMYISCDVSNGGPVEPETGYVPNNPLFVLALDSPQQECAASCVGCLSCQGNTALPISSLTSSDFDCGGCFDPTIGVGVGVGDGDSDAVLGTTSQLNNTPPAGGSGNLASSGAGNGSYWNTDEMASTFPGLPPLDIDPLPSLFPFSPCGASYNFATNPHQASLSYTVHPHQMLISPNGSQQHGHGGHGHSSNHQHQHQHQQHQHQHQHHPQQAQNQASLGGNMLHNSISTTSGNGNGAGSGCYYESSGSNAPTAAAMYPSMSVNVSMNMTMHHGYGAADGSGVPMQCSQMNWTPPNNSTAAAAAVNVLYPPLLSPTHYPASATYSFTADFRAPAATATAAAAAAALGALPPLTVTEKESPSPPAASTAAALGYPYAGTVSAGHVQGYSPPHKSPSSYQAAALSLGLSTYDDDGEDSNGEDGEDSASGGDMKPNLCRLCGKTYARPSTLKTHLRTHSGERPYRCPDCNKSFSQAANLTAHVRTHTGQKPFRCPICDRRFSQSSSVTTHMRTHSGERPYRCSSCKKSFSDSSTLTKHLRIHSGEKPYQCKLCLLRFSQSGNLNRHMRVHGNNNNNGNGSSSSSGGSGGGNGISGNSIIT, encoded by the exons ATGGGATTGTTATATAAAAGTTCCAAACTCTTGAGCATAATTCTGG ATTCCCTGGAAGATCAAGAGGGTGGAGCTATGTACATATCGTGCGATGTCTCAAACGGTGGTCCTGTGGAACCAGAAACGGGCTATGTGCCCAACAATCCATTATTCGTCCTGGCGCTGGACAGTCCGCAG CAAGAGTGTGCTGCATCCTGTGTCGGCTGCTTATCCTGCCAAGGTAATACCGCCCTGCCCATATCCTCGCTTACCAGCAGTGATTTCGATTGCGGTGGCTGCTTTGATCCCACCATCGGTGTCGGAGTGGGAGTCGGTGACGGTGACAGTGACGCTGTGCTGGGCACAACAAGCCAGTTAAATAATACACCACCCGCCGGCGGTAGCGGTAATTTAGCATCAAGTGGAGCCGGCAACGGCAGTTATTGGAATACCGACGAGATGGCCTCCACATTTCCTGGTCTACCGCCGCTGGACATTGATCCGTTGCCCAGTTTGTTCCCCTTTTCGCCATGCGGTGCCTCTTACAATTTTGCCACCAATCCGCATCAGGCATCGCTGTCCTATACGGTGCATCCGCACCAAATGCTCATCTCCCCGAATGGCAGCCAGCAGCACGGACATGGGGGACACGGACATTCCAGCAATCACCAACACCAGCaccagcatcagcagcatcaacatcagcatcagcacCACCCTCAACAGGCACAAAATCAGGCATCGCTCGGTGGAAACATGCTCCACAATAGCATTAGCACAACGAGTGGGAATGGAAATGGAGCCGGCTCCGGTTGTTATTACGAGTCGTCCGGCTCTAATGCTCCCACAGCCGCCGCCATGTATCCAAGTATGAGTGTGAATGTCAGCATGAACATGACCATGCATCATGGCTATGGGGCAGCTGATGGAAGCGGAGTGCCCATGCAGTGCTCACAAATGAATTGGACACCGCCAAATAATTCCACGGCGGCTGCAGCAGCGGTAAATGTGCTCTATCCGCCGCTACTAAGTCCCACCCATTATCCCGCCTCGGCTACCTATTCATTTACGGCGGATTTTCGTGCTCCGgccgcaacagcaacagcagcagcagctgcggCAGCATTAGGAGCTCTACCGCCGCTGACTGTGACTGAAAAGGAGTCACCATCGCCGCCTGCTGCAAGCACAGCGGCCGCCCTTGGTTATCCTTATGCTGGGACAGTATCGGCGGGACATGTTCAGGGTTATTCTCCGCCGCACAAGAGTCCGAGCAGCTATCAGGCAGCTGCTTTGAGTTTGGGCCTCTCCAcctatgatgatgatggagaGGATAGCAATGGCGAGGATGGCGAGGACAGTGCCAGCGGAGGCGATATGAAACCAAATTTGTGTCGCCTCTGTGGGAAAACCTATGCCCGGCCCAGCACACTGAAGACGCACCTACGCACGCATTCGGGGGAACGGCCATACCGATGTCCCGACTGCAACAAGAGCTTCTCCCAGGCCGCAAATCTGACGGCCCACGTACGCACACACACCGGCCAGAAGCCGTTCCGTTGTCCCATTTGTGATAGACGATTCTCGCAAAGTTCCAGCGTCACCACGCACATGCGCACCCATTCCGGGGAGCGGCCCTACCGATGCTCCTCCTGCAAGAAGTCCTTCTCGGATAGCTCCACATTAACCAAGCATTTGCGCATCCATAGCGGCGAGAAGCCCTACCAGTGCAAATTGTGTCTGCTCAG ATTCTCCCAGTCGGGCAATCTCAATCGGCACATGCGCGTCCAtggcaacaataacaacaatggcaatggcagcagcagcagcagtggaGGAAGCGGTGGTGGCAATGGCATTAGTGGCAACAGTATAATCACATGA
- the LOC6648208 gene encoding nucleoporin Nup43, producing MAANVSIHYVSEKISKVRWVPEQLQESERFISGSWDMSKNFVRIWRLQSNQHQFGNTDASLDFTPRCNDKIAMQDEVNGLEFVDHNTLAVGCADGHLSLFNLQRAVEEDKLQFQARSERLHSLKRSDSSAPCTAIAAYGSDVATVGEDGVLNVLSANNLKQVKRSIDADSISLFAVTYVNQHELVTANRMGVLRMFDTRLSSEAQPKIAFMAACEDDKASNFVSAITVHPMQQHILMCGSEEGTVTVWDLRNLAYPASYLTAHNSPINDIRFHSKDPSKLFTAAEGGEVWLWSENKALNESNQKDGNSAWLSGERVRTLIDLGGVLTNTRKAINSFDVHGSRLVCGSDTEAVYIVDDIF from the exons ATGGCCGCAAATGTCTCCATACATTATGTGTCAGAAAAGATTTCTAAAGTGCGATGGGTGCCAGAGCAGTTGCAGGAAAGCGAACGTTTCATCAGCGGCAGCTGGGACATGAGCAAAAATTTCGTACGCATTTGGCGCCTGCAATCCAATCAGCATCAATTCGGCAATACGGATGCAAGTTTGGATTTTACCCCGCGTTGCAATGACAAAATCGCCATGCAGGACGAAGTGAATGGCCTGGAATTTGTAGACCACAATACTCTGGCTGTGGGCTGTGCAGATG GTCATCTTAGTCTCTTTAATTTGCAGCGTGCCGTAGAAGAGGACAAGCTACAGTTTCAGGCACGCAGCGAACGTCTACATAGCCTAAAACGCAGTGACAGTTCCGCACCTTGTACTGCAATTGCCGCCTATGGCAGTGATGTGGCTACAGTGGGGGAGGATGGAGTTCTCAATGTCCTCAGTGCCAACAATTTGAAGCAAGTAAAACGTTCCATCGATGCCGATAGCATATCTTTGTTTGCCGTTACCTATGTCAACCAGCATGAATTGGTTACGGCCAATCGAATGGGCGTATTACGAATGTTCGATACTCGCCTTTCCAGCGAAGCTCAGCCAAAAATAGCCTTCATGGCTGCCTGTGAAGATGACAAAGCATCGAATTTTGTTTCCGCTATAACGGTGCATCCCATGCAGCAACATATCCTTATGTGTGGCAGTGAAGAGGGCACAGTTACTGTATGGGATTTACGGAATTTAGCATATCCTGCTTCTTATCTAACCGCCCACAATAGTCCTATCAATGATATACGTTTTCATAGCAAGGATCCCTCCAAGCTTTTCACCGCAGCAGAGGGAGGAGAAGTTTGGCTCTGGTCGGAGAATAAGGCTCTAAATGAGAGCAATCAAAAGGATGGCAATAGTGCCTGGCTAAGTGGAGAACGTGTACGTACATTAATTGATTTGGGTGGCGTTCTAACCAATACGCGCAAAGCTATTAATTCCTTTGATGTTCATGGATCCCGCCTAGTTTGTGGCAGTGACACGGAGGCTGTTTATATAGTAGATGATATTTTCTAG